From a region of the Bacteroidota bacterium genome:
- a CDS encoding molybdopterin-dependent oxidoreductase, with protein sequence MRRRLLKLSPFLLLAGCDYSAGGGVGSFLTKFQQFNDWVQSKMFNPASLSPEVADADLTPQDGFRLNSYDTDEPEIDLNDWKLSVSGLVAKPGNYTLDQIAALPRKVMNTKHCCVEGWSMNVKWGGTALKDFLEMVGADPAAKYVYVECADDYYTTYDMPSAIHPQTLLCFMAYGKPLSIGHGAPVRITMPTKLGYKSAKWVNRLVVANGKTGGYWEDQGYDWFAGL encoded by the coding sequence TTGAGAAGAAGGCTTCTCAAGCTCTCCCCCTTTCTCCTCCTCGCGGGGTGCGATTACAGCGCGGGGGGAGGGGTCGGATCGTTCCTCACGAAGTTCCAGCAGTTCAACGACTGGGTCCAGTCGAAGATGTTCAACCCCGCCAGCCTCTCCCCCGAAGTAGCCGACGCCGATCTGACCCCTCAGGACGGGTTCCGGCTGAACAGTTACGACACCGACGAACCGGAAATCGACCTCAACGACTGGAAACTTTCGGTCTCGGGCCTCGTCGCAAAACCGGGAAACTATACGCTGGACCAGATCGCCGCGCTTCCCCGGAAAGTGATGAATACGAAACATTGCTGCGTCGAGGGGTGGAGCATGAACGTCAAATGGGGCGGCACCGCCTTGAAAGATTTTCTTGAAATGGTGGGAGCCGATCCCGCCGCGAAGTACGTGTACGTGGAGTGTGCGGACGATTACTATACCACCTACGACATGCCGAGCGCGATCCACCCCCAGACTCTCCTCTGTTTCATGGCATACGGAAAACCTCTTTCAATCGGTCACGGAGCTCCGGTCCGGATCACGATGCCCACAAAACTCGGATACAAGAGCGCAAAGTGGGTCAACCGGCTCGTCGTCGCGAACGGAAAGACCGGAGGTTATTGGGAAGACCAGGGATATGATTGGTTTGCAGGGCTTTAA
- a CDS encoding molybdenum cofactor biosynthesis protein MoaE, whose translation MIEITDKEIDVANVIRSVHDPAAGGVDIFIGTTRNHSKGEPVLGMEYEAYVPMALNMMNELAETVRSKWEIMKISIVHRIGRLGIGDPSVVIAVSAAHRKEAFEACRFTIDKLKESVPIWKKEIFAGREEWVGEPNPRRTPD comes from the coding sequence ATGATCGAAATTACGGACAAAGAGATTGACGTTGCGAACGTGATCCGAAGCGTGCACGACCCGGCCGCGGGAGGGGTCGACATCTTCATCGGTACGACGCGGAACCATTCCAAAGGAGAGCCCGTTCTGGGGATGGAATATGAAGCCTACGTTCCCATGGCGCTGAACATGATGAACGAGCTCGCCGAGACCGTCAGGTCGAAATGGGAGATCATGAAAATTTCGATTGTACACAGGATCGGCCGGCTGGGAATCGGGGACCCGAGCGTCGTGATCGCAGTTTCGGCAGCGCATCGAAAGGAGGCATTCGAGGCATGCCGGTTCACGATCGACAAGCTGAAGGAATCCGTCCCGATCTGGAAGAAGGAGATTTTTGCCGGCAGGGAGGAGTGGGTGGGGGAGCCGAACCCCCGCAGGACCCCCGATTAA
- the moaD gene encoding molybdopterin converting factor subunit 1, producing the protein MNVKFFAVARDVAGMEEVTLTMPEGSTPADVLSSLEVTYPRFGEWKGHLRVAVNQEYAPGKVTLKDRDELAIIPPVSGG; encoded by the coding sequence GTGAACGTTAAATTTTTCGCGGTAGCCCGCGACGTCGCCGGGATGGAGGAAGTGACGCTGACGATGCCCGAGGGCTCGACTCCCGCAGACGTCCTCTCGTCTCTCGAAGTCACATACCCGCGGTTCGGGGAATGGAAGGGGCATTTGCGCGTGGCCGTGAATCAGGAATACGCCCCCGGAAAGGTCACCCTGAAGGACCGGGACGAACTCGCCATTATTCCCCCCGTGAGCGGGGGGTGA
- the glp gene encoding gephyrin-like molybdotransferase Glp, with product MITAREALDIILETVRPLGTVSLSIEGSLGSVLAEDIVSPGLIPPFDNAAMDGFAVRSGDAVRVPVTLTLTGEVPAGSIAASPLRKLEAMSIMTGARIPAGCDAVIQQEWTGKPDEGHVTLLRAVPQGHNIRRAGADVQAGATVLTRGSLIRPQEIGVLASLGRRFIVVHRKPSIAILTTGSEIVDIDKPLSEGKIRNSNAYVLEALAKQLGCESRRLGIAPDEPGELKRMMTEGLEADMLITSGGVSVGKYDLVISALNELGGSVKFWKVNIKPGMPLMFGLFREKPVFGLPGNPVSSMVTFLQFVRPALARMMGRAAGPPLRLHAKLEEEIRKQDGKRHFVRGVLSSDNGTVSVRTTGSQVSNILTSLSKADCLIILPEERDHFPKGDEVEVELL from the coding sequence ATGATTACTGCCCGCGAAGCACTGGACATCATCCTCGAAACGGTTCGCCCGCTGGGGACGGTTTCCCTCTCGATCGAGGGAAGCCTCGGCTCTGTTCTGGCGGAGGATATTGTTTCACCCGGCTTGATTCCCCCCTTCGACAATGCCGCGATGGACGGATTTGCCGTGCGGTCCGGGGACGCGGTCCGGGTTCCGGTCACGCTGACTCTCACCGGGGAGGTTCCGGCCGGCTCGATCGCCGCATCGCCGCTGCGGAAACTCGAGGCGATGAGCATCATGACCGGCGCCAGGATACCGGCCGGGTGCGATGCTGTCATCCAGCAGGAATGGACCGGGAAGCCGGATGAAGGGCATGTGACACTTCTCCGCGCGGTGCCGCAGGGTCACAACATCCGCCGGGCCGGCGCGGACGTTCAGGCGGGAGCGACAGTTCTCACGCGCGGCTCTCTCATCCGGCCGCAGGAAATCGGGGTCCTGGCATCTCTCGGCAGGAGGTTCATTGTCGTTCACCGGAAACCGTCGATTGCCATTCTCACGACAGGATCGGAGATTGTGGATATCGACAAGCCGCTCTCCGAAGGAAAGATCCGGAACAGCAACGCCTATGTCCTCGAAGCCCTGGCGAAGCAGCTTGGCTGCGAATCCAGGCGTCTGGGGATCGCTCCGGATGAACCCGGCGAACTCAAGAGGATGATGACGGAGGGGCTTGAGGCGGACATGCTCATCACATCGGGGGGCGTATCGGTCGGAAAGTATGACCTCGTGATTTCGGCGTTAAACGAGCTGGGCGGCAGCGTGAAATTCTGGAAGGTCAATATCAAGCCGGGAATGCCTCTGATGTTCGGCCTCTTCCGGGAGAAACCGGTCTTCGGACTGCCCGGCAATCCGGTCTCTTCGATGGTCACGTTTCTCCAGTTCGTGCGGCCGGCACTCGCGCGGATGATGGGCCGCGCGGCCGGGCCGCCGTTACGGTTGCATGCGAAACTGGAGGAGGAGATCAGGAAGCAGGACGGCAAGCGACACTTTGTGCGCGGGGTTCTCTCGAGCGACAACGGGACCGTCAGCGTGCGAACCACCGGCTCGCAGGTGTCCAATATTCTGACCTCCCTCTCGAAGGCCGATTGTCTGATCATCCTTCCGGAAGAGCGGGATCACTTCCCCAAAGGAGACGAGGTCGAGGTGGAACTGCTGTGA
- a CDS encoding aminotransferase class V-fold PLP-dependent enzyme: MSGRRDTLLEWRKEFPILETSTYLISNSLGAMPRGVYRKLREYADAWAKRGVRAWSDSWWEMPLAAGDAIAPLIGAGPGELSMHANISLLQAILISCFDFRGTRNRVVMSDMEFPSNLYVYQKFAGRLGARLRVVRSDDGISVPTEKLLDAIDERTKLVPISHVLFKSAYIQDIRAVVRKAHSCGAIVILDTYHSVGIIPVDVRQLGVDVLVGGVLKWLCGGPGASFLWMRPSLRKKLQPAVTGWFAHRHPFAFETSMRYTGGAGKFLNGTPSISALAAAQVGPGIIARAGMENVRRKSMRQTALLIGEAERRGFAVRSPLDPERRGGTVTVHVPHAHGVSRELIRRNIIVDYRRGAGIRLAPHFYNSDEELLAVMESIENILRTKAYRRHEGKSYTVT, encoded by the coding sequence ATGAGCGGGAGGCGGGACACTCTCCTCGAATGGAGGAAGGAGTTCCCCATTCTCGAGACCTCAACCTACCTGATTTCCAACTCACTCGGCGCGATGCCGCGCGGGGTCTACCGGAAACTCCGCGAGTATGCCGACGCATGGGCGAAACGGGGGGTTCGCGCCTGGTCGGATTCGTGGTGGGAGATGCCTCTGGCCGCCGGAGATGCGATCGCGCCCCTCATCGGAGCCGGGCCCGGCGAACTTTCCATGCACGCGAACATCTCACTGCTCCAGGCGATCCTGATCTCCTGTTTCGACTTTCGGGGAACCCGCAACAGGGTTGTCATGTCGGACATGGAATTCCCATCCAACCTCTATGTTTACCAGAAATTTGCTGGCCGGCTGGGAGCCCGTCTCCGGGTGGTCCGCTCCGATGACGGCATATCCGTGCCGACGGAAAAGCTGCTGGATGCGATCGACGAGAGGACCAAACTCGTCCCGATCTCCCACGTCCTCTTCAAGAGTGCCTATATTCAGGATATCCGCGCCGTGGTGCGGAAGGCCCACTCCTGCGGAGCGATCGTCATTCTCGACACTTACCATTCCGTGGGGATCATCCCGGTCGATGTCCGGCAGCTCGGCGTCGATGTGCTGGTCGGGGGCGTCTTAAAATGGTTGTGCGGCGGCCCCGGCGCCTCCTTCCTCTGGATGCGTCCGTCGCTTCGAAAAAAGCTCCAGCCGGCGGTCACCGGGTGGTTTGCGCACCGCCATCCGTTCGCGTTTGAGACCTCCATGCGCTACACCGGAGGCGCGGGAAAATTCCTGAACGGAACCCCCTCGATCTCCGCTCTCGCCGCCGCCCAGGTCGGACCGGGAATCATCGCCCGCGCGGGAATGGAAAACGTGCGCCGGAAATCGATGCGCCAGACCGCCCTGCTCATCGGCGAGGCCGAACGGCGCGGGTTCGCCGTCCGTTCGCCTCTCGATCCGGAGCGGCGCGGAGGAACCGTGACCGTGCATGTGCCGCACGCGCACGGCGTCTCTCGCGAGCTGATCCGGCGGAACATCATCGTGGACTACCGCAGGGGGGCGGGGATCCGGCTCGCCCCTCATTTCTACAATTCGGATGAGGAGCTTCTCGCCGTCATGGAATCGATCGAAAACATCCTTCGGACGAAGGCCTACCGGAGGCACGAGGGCAAATCGTACACGGTGACGTGA
- a CDS encoding amidohydrolase family protein, with protein MMLLMSAVSARSQSPAVIDGATLIDGKGGPPLGNSVIVLRGRKIEAAGRKGEVPVPEGARVIDGRGTFVIPGLIDCHIHYDSPRDLVQLIAWGVTSANCMFESTDQALEMERMTSGDSVHAPRIYGTAPIFTAVHGWWWGEGFPIDSSINRFPGAPEEARGLVGKAKAKGIKRIKLMYDDMGWCRDPLPKLTRMREDVMRALIAEGRASTLVSEVHAPNLNDALAAVDAGVSALAHGILDAPFDSAAIGKIVRGGLYYIPTFCVFEFLADTKGFMSATLSEARFHDALPEAALRRYTGEEYYDHYRTTYPNISFVRSHLPVLRDNMKRLAEQDANVVMGTDMWAFPGIGAHLELEFMVQAGMTPMEAIVSATSRGAKFLGEGEVKGTIEPGREADLLILGQNPLDDIRNTRSIRQIVKQGRLFDHSALVGESKR; from the coding sequence ATGATGTTGCTGATGAGCGCCGTCTCCGCACGTTCCCAAAGCCCCGCCGTCATCGACGGCGCGACGCTGATCGACGGCAAAGGGGGTCCGCCCCTCGGGAACTCCGTCATTGTGCTCCGGGGCCGCAAGATCGAGGCCGCAGGGCGCAAAGGAGAGGTTCCCGTGCCGGAAGGCGCACGGGTGATAGACGGGAGGGGAACATTCGTCATTCCCGGTCTCATCGATTGCCACATCCACTACGACTCCCCCCGGGATCTCGTGCAATTGATCGCCTGGGGGGTGACCTCGGCAAATTGCATGTTCGAATCGACGGACCAGGCGCTGGAAATGGAGCGGATGACTTCAGGGGATTCCGTTCATGCGCCCCGCATCTACGGCACGGCGCCGATCTTCACCGCCGTTCACGGATGGTGGTGGGGAGAAGGGTTTCCGATCGACTCGTCCATCAACCGGTTCCCCGGCGCTCCGGAGGAAGCGCGCGGGCTCGTCGGCAAAGCGAAGGCGAAAGGGATAAAGCGGATCAAGCTCATGTATGATGATATGGGCTGGTGCCGCGACCCGCTTCCGAAACTGACGCGGATGCGGGAGGACGTCATGCGGGCGCTGATCGCAGAGGGGCGCGCTTCGACGCTTGTCTCCGAAGTTCACGCGCCGAACCTAAACGATGCTCTCGCCGCCGTCGATGCGGGCGTGTCGGCCCTCGCGCATGGGATCCTCGATGCGCCCTTCGACTCAGCCGCGATCGGGAAGATCGTGCGGGGAGGCCTCTATTATATTCCCACCTTTTGCGTGTTCGAGTTTCTTGCCGATACGAAAGGATTCATGAGCGCGACTCTCTCGGAGGCCCGATTCCACGACGCGCTCCCCGAAGCCGCCCTCCGCCGCTATACGGGGGAGGAATACTACGACCATTATCGCACGACCTATCCGAATATTTCATTCGTACGATCGCACCTCCCCGTCCTGCGCGACAACATGAAGCGGCTCGCGGAACAAGACGCGAATGTCGTGATGGGGACCGACATGTGGGCGTTCCCCGGCATCGGCGCTCATCTGGAACTCGAATTCATGGTTCAGGCGGGGATGACGCCGATGGAAGCGATCGTCTCCGCGACCTCTCGCGGAGCGAAATTTCTGGGAGAAGGCGAAGTGAAAGGGACGATCGAACCGGGCAGGGAGGCGGACCTGCTCATCCTCGGCCAGAACCCTCTCGACGACATACGCAACACGCGTTCGATCCGGCAGATTGTCAAGCAGGGAAGGCTGTTCGACCACTCCGCTCTCGTCGGGGAATCGAAACGATGA